The following DNA comes from Microbacterium wangchenii.
TCGGCATCAAGACCGGCACGCTGGATTCCTACAACCTCCTCTCGGCCAAGGACGTCGTCCTGGGCGAGACGACAGTGCGCCTGTACGCCGCCGTGCTGGGGCAGCCCGACACCACGGCGCGCGACGACGCGACGCGTGCGCTGTTCACGCAGGTGGAGGACGAGCTGCGACTGCGTCCGTCGGTGACGGCCGGCACGGTCGCCGGCCGGGTGATGACCCGCTGGGGCGAATCCTCGGATGTGGTCACCGCATCGGATGCCTCGGTGATCCTGTGGAACGGCATCGCCGCCACGGCCGCGTCCGAGTTCGACCTCGGCGACCGGGAGAGCGAGGGCGACGCCGTGGGCACGCTGTCGGTGGCGGGGCCGCTGGACAGCACGACGGTCGAGCTGCAGCTGGCCTCGGATCTGGAGGGACCGACCGCCTGGTGGCGGCTGACCCATCCGCTGGACCTGCTGGGCCTGAACGGCTGACGCGGCCTCAGAAGGGCCAGATGAGGGGCACGTAGAGCACCGCGAAGGCCACGAACACCACAGCCAGGGGCAGCCCGAGCCGCCAGTAGTCGCCGAATCGGTAGCCGCCCGGCTCCAGCACCATGAGGTTCGCGGGCGTGGCGACGGGGGTCAGGAACGCGGCGGCCCCGGCCACCGCCAGGCCCACGATGAACGGCAGGGCGCTGACCTCCAGCGTCGCGGCGATGGAGACGGCCACCGGCGCGACCACCAGCACGGTCGCCACGTTGGAGATGAACTGTCCCAGGACGACCGTGACCAGGCACACCACCAGCAGCGCCAGGTGGGGCGAGGCGGTCCCCACCAGCCCCAGCACGAGGTCGGCGAGCGCGTCGGCGGCGCCGCTGTCCAGGACGGCGTTGGACAACGGGATCATGCCCGCGATGAGGATGATCGTCGTCCACGAGATGCTGTGGTAGGCCTCATCGGCGGGCAGCACGCGCGTGAGCAAGATGGCCGCGGCGGCGAGCAGGCCGGCCACCGCCGGCGGAACGAGCCCCGTGGCCAGCAGCACGACCATGACACCCGCGATGATCAGCGTGCGCCGTGCGCCGCGTCCGAGGCCGCCGGCGGCGCGGGGCACGCGGGTGGCACCCGTGCGCACGGTCTCCGGGACCAGCGCGAGGTTCTCCTCCTCACGCTCGGTGAGCGGGACGTGCGGTCCCGGGCCGTGGGCGGGGAGGGCGCGGGGAGCCCACACGAGCATGACCAGTGCGCTGACGATCAGGAGCGGCCCGCCCACGAGGGCGAACTCGACGAAGCCGATCGGACGCCCGACCGCCTCCTCGGCGAGTTCGGAGGCCACGACGTTCACGGGTGTGCCGGTGAGGGTGAGCAGCGATCCGGCCGATCCTGCGAAGGCCAGCGGGATCATCAGCTGCGACACCGGGATGCCCGACCGCCGCGCGACGACGGCGGCCACCGGCACGAGCGCGGCCACCGCCCCGTTGATGCTGATCAGCGAGGTCAGCAGGGCGGCGACCCCGATGATCCAGATCGTCACCGGCCCCCGCCGGCTGCCGGCCCGCGCCACGATGAAGCCCCCCGCCCAGCGCGTCACGCCCGTGGCATCCAGTGCCCCCGCCACCACGAACAGGCTCGCGATGAACAGCACCGTGGGGTCCCCGAAGCCTGCGAGCACCTCCGGGAGGGTGAGCACCCCGGTGGCCCACAGTGCCAGCGCGACGCCGATGGCGATGACCTCCAGCGGGATGCGTCCCGACAAAAAGGCCAGGATCGCCGCGGCGAGGATCAGGAGCGTCGCGAGAAGGGGATCCACGCCCCCACGCTAACCCGCACGGGCGGAATTCAGACGTGCCGTACGCGCTGCTGCAGCCGGGTGCGGATGTCGAACAGCTCCGTCCCGCCGATCTCGCGGGCGCCGGCGACCCCCTGCCGCAGCACCGTGGACAGCGCACTGCGGGCGGCGACGGCCACCGGGGTGCCGCGGACCTTCCCGAGCTGGGTGATCGCGTCGAGGGTGTCGCCGTCGGGCAGGACGACGATGGCGCCGCTGAAGCGCACGCCGGCCGACCGTGCGATAACGCGCAGCCTGCTGACCAGGTCGGTGACCGGGGCTCCGACGACGTGGGGCCCGACGATCTCGCCGCGGCGGAAGCCCACGGGGCCTCCGAAGTCCTCCGAGAGCACGGCGTACAGGCCGCTGGGCCCGAGCACGACGTGGTCGATCTTGTCGTCGGGAACGCCGTCGCGGGATGCGGCGACGTCATGCCACACGGTGTACCCCATCCCCAGGTCGGCCACGACGCGGGCCGTGGCCTCTTCGGCGAGCGCATCGGCGAGGAGGCGCCGCAGGTCGTGCGGGGCGGAGCGGACGAGCTGCGGATCGTACGGGTCAGCGAGGTCCACGCCGCGTCCGACCCACTCGCGGATCAGCGTCAGGTACCGCTCGCGGCGCCAGCCGCCGGGCTGGCCGTAGGAGCGGGCCCGCGGGCGGGTGTCGGGCCGCGGGGACGCGGGCGCCTGCGGCCCGGCCCACTCCGCGCTCGAGGATCCCCGGCCGCGGTCGTACGCCGCGCGGGCCTCGGGGGTGCCGATCAGCTCCCACGCCCGCTGCACCTGGATGAACACGGCCGCGTCGCCCCCCGCGTCGGGGTGGCTCTGCCGGAGGCGGAGACGGTACGCGCGGCGGAGCGCCTCGTCGTCGGCCTCGGCTCCCACGCCGAGCACCTCGTACGCCGACGCGGATACGGGACTGTCGAACACGTCTGTCAGGCTAATCCGCAGCGGATGTGGGTCGGCTGTCCGTTCGCTCTGGGCGCGCCCACTGCGTGCGCCGGCTCACGACTCCCACAGGGGCAGGGCGGGCGCGTGGGCGAACGCCTCCGCCACCGAATCCGGCGACGCCTCGCTCTGCCAGCGGGGTGAGCGGTCCTTGTCGACCACCTGCGCGCGGATGCCCTCGACCAGATCGGGCTGCGTCGTGACGAACCACATCACCAGGGCGTACTCCTGCGCCAGCGCCGCCCGGAGATCGGGCAGCTCCCGCGCGCGGCGGACGGCCTGCAGGGTCACGGCGAGCGAGGTGGGCGACAGCGCGGCGAGCGTATCGGCCGCCGCGGCGGCCTCGGGCTCAGACCTGGCCCGGAGGCGGCCGACGATCTCGGCCACCGTGCTGCCGGCGAACGCGTCGTCGATCCACTCGCGCGCCTGGGCGAGACCGGACGGGCGCGGTGTGTCATCGAAGAGCAGGACGAGCTCGGCGGGGTCGGTGCCGTCCGCGTCCGCCCCGAGCGCGTCGCGCAGCGCCCCCAGGCGCGTGGTGGGCACGAGGTGGTCGGCGAAGCCGGCGTAGATCGCGTCGGCCGCATCCATCGACGCCCCGGTGAGGGCGAGGTACTCCCCGAGACGGCCGGGGGCGCGGGCGAGGAGCCAGGATCCGCCGACGTCGGGGGTGAACCCGATGCGGGTCTCCGGCATCGCCAATCGGGAGCGCTCGGTGACCACGCGCAGCGCCGCGTGACCGGTGAGGCCGATGCCCCCGCCCATCGTGATGCCGTCGGCGATGCTGACCACGGGAACGACCGAGGTGGCGATCGCGGAGTTCAGGCGGTACTCGTCCCGGAAGAACCGGGACGTGTCGGCCGTGTTCCCGGCGACGATCTGCTCATACAGCTGCCGGATATCCCCGCCCGCGCAGAAACCGCGATCGCCGGCCCCGTCCAGCAGGACCGCGTCGACGTCGGGGGTGTCCTGCCATCCGGCCAGCGCGGTGGCGAGGTGCTGGATCATGGCGTGGCTGAGCGCGTTGAGCGCTTTCGGGCGGTTCAGCGTCAGCCGTCCGAGACGGCCGCCGACTCGTACGAGGACGTCAGCGTCCCCCTCATCCGTCATGTTCCCCACGCCGCCACGTTACCGGCCGACACGTCCGGGCGGCGTGAGCTCCCGCGGAATCCCGCGATATCCGGGAAGATAGGGGGAATCGCACAACGACGAGAGGTTCGGCATGCCCGAAGGACAGGTGCTGGAGTTCTCCGGCGTCACCAAGCGCTTCGGCCCCGTCACCGCCGTCACGGATCTGTCCGCACGCGTCGAGCCGGGGCTCGTCACCGGCTTCCTCGGCCCCAACGGCGCCGGGAAGACCACGACCCTGCGCATCCTGCTGGGCCTCGTGCGTGCGAGCGAGGGCACCGCGACGATCGGCGGCGTGCCCTACGCCAAGCTCGCCACCCCCCTGCAGTCCGTCGGCGCGGTGCTGGAGGCCTCGAGCTTCCATCCCGGTCGCACGGCCGCCAATCACCTCCTCGTGTACGCCCGGGCGGCGGGCATCCCCCGCGCCCGCGTCGACGAGGTGCTGGGCCTCGTGGGCCTCTCGGATGCCGCGGGCCGCAAGGTCGGCGGATTCTCCCTCGGCATGCGCCAGCGGCTGGGGCTCGCGTACGCGCTCCTCGGCGACCCGGGCGTGCTCGTCCTGGACGAGCCGTCCAACGGCCTGGACCCCGAGGGCATCCGGTGGATGCGCGGACTGCTGCGCGCCCTCGCCGCGGAGGGACGCACGGTCCTGGTCTCCTCCCACATGCTCGGCGAGGTGCAGCAGACCGTGGACGCGCTGCTGATCATCGCGAAGGGACGCCTGGTCTTCCAGGGCGGCATCGAAGACCTCGCCGAGGCATCCGATCAGGCCACCGTGGTCGACGCCGCCGACCGGGCCGCCCTGGAGGCGGCGCTGACGGCAGCCGGGCACTCGTTCGAGGTGCTGCGCAACGGCCTGACCGTGCGCACGGCCGAACCCGTCGAGGTGGGCGCGGTGGCGCAGGCGGCCGGGATCGCACTGTCGAGCCTGCAGCGCCGCGGCGCGACCCTCGAGGACGTGTTCCTCGAACTCGTCAGCGGCGAGCGCGTGCACGTGAGCGCCGGTGGAGCGGTGCCGCCGCCTGTGGCAGCCGAGGCCGCCGAGTTGAGGCCCGAGGCGCAGGCCGAGATCGAGCCGGAGCCACAGCCCGAGGCCGAACCGGCGCCGGAAGCAGAACCGGACGCGGAGCCGCCCCACGGCGGCGGCGACGAACCTCCCGCGGCCGCCGCATCCTTCGCCGTGGCAGCCACGGGCGTCATCGACATCGTGCTCCCCGCCCGCGACGACGACCACGTCGCCGATCGTGAGCGCTACCACTCCGAGGGGGGACAGCGATGAGCCTCGTCACGGCGAGCCGATCCGAGCTCACGAAGCAGTTCACGACCGCGATCTGGTGGATCCTCGGGCTCGTCCTGGTGATCTACGTCGGCCTGACCGCCGCGGGATTCGCCCTGTTGCTCACCTCCCTCGCCACCGGCGCGCTGGGCGGCACGGAGACGCCGCTGGTCCCCTCGGACTCCCTGCCCTCGGTGATCTACAGCACCGCCACCTCGTTCGGGTACGTCTTCCCACTGCTGGTGGGCACGCTCATGGTGACCACCGAGTTCCGGCACAAGACCCTCACCCCCACGTTCCTCGCCGTCCCCCGTCGCGGTGTCGCGCTCGCCGCGAAGGTCGTCATCGGCGTGGTGATGGGGCTCGTGTTCGGCGTGCTCGGGCTCGTCGCCACCGTCGGCCCGGGCGCCGTGATCCTCGCCGCGTCCGGCCTGGAGACCGGCCTGGCGTCGTCGGACACGTGGGCGCTGGCCGGGCGGATGCTCCTGGCCTTCGTGCTGTGGACCCTCGTCGGCATCGGCGTGGGGTCGGTCGTGCGCAACCAGGTCGTGGCCATCGTGATCGTGCTGGCCTTCACGCAGTTCATCGAACCGCTCGTGCGCCTGGCCGGCGGATTCGTCGAAGGCCTCCAGCCGGTGATCAACGCGCTCCCGGGGGCCGCCGGCGACGCCCTCGTGGGAGCCAGTGCGTTCTCGCTCGGCATGCCCACGGCGACTGATCCGCTGTCGTGGTGGGGCGGCGGCCTGGTGCTGCTCGCCTACGCGCTGGTGTTCGTCGTCCTGGGACAGTTCACCAGCTGGCGGCGCGACGTCAACTGACGCCGGGGGCCACGATCGGGCGGCGCGGACGCACCTTCGGCTTGCCCTTCACGCGCTGGGCCAGCACGGCGACGTCTTCGGGCTCGTCGGCGACCTCCAGCCGCAGCGCACGCATCAGCGCCACACCGTGCCGGGTCGTCAGGATGAGCCGTTCGAACTCCTCGTGGCCGGACAGGTCGATCACCACGCCGGGGCGGCGACGGCGGATGAGGGCGAAATCCACCCCGAAGGCCGACTTCCACGACCCCATCGCGACCGCCGACGGCAGGTAGGTGCCGGGGCTGGGCACGCCGCGCAGCCACGTCCACGCATCGTCGGTCAGCTGCGCCTTCACCATCTGCTCACGCGGCACGACGATGTTGCGCCGGCGGAACGACAGCGCACGCTCGACGGTCGAGAGCACGACCTCGAGCTGCGTCGAGTCCAGCAGCAGCGTCACCATGCAGACAGTCTGCCAGCGGCGCCGGACCACCATGTGCGCGGATGCTCACAGGTCGGCAACGATCCGACGCGGACGCGAGCGTCAACCCCCCGCTTCCACGGAGCCCGCCCCGACCGATCGGGATAGCCTGAAGGCATGACCACCGGCAGCGTCGAGCCGCAGGTGACACCCCGGGGCCTGCCTCAGACCGCCGTCCGCGATGTGCTCGCGCGGGCGGCGGCGGGAGCACCGCTGGATGCGGACGACACCGAGGTGCTGCTGGCGGCGACCGATCACGACCTCGAGGCGCTGCTGGATGCTGCGGCCGCCGTGCGCGACGCGGGGCTGGTCCACGCCGGCCGGCCCGCGGTGCTCACGTACTCGCGCAAGGTGTTCGTCCCGTTGACGACCCTCTGCCGCGACCGCTGCCACTACTGCGTCTTCGTCGACACCCCCGGTCAACTGCTCAAGAAGAACAAGCCGGCGTACATGTCGCCCGAGCAGGTGCTCGCCGTCGTCCGCCAGGGGCAGGCGCTCGGGTGCAAGGAGGCGCTGCTGACCCTCGGCGACCGGCCGGAGGACCGCTGGCCCGAGGCCCGCGCATGGCTCGACGAGCACGGCTATGCCTCGACGCTCGAGTACGTCGGGGCCATCGCGCGACTCATCACCGCCGAGACCGGGATGCTCGCGCATCTGAACCCCGGCGTCATGAGCGCCGAGGAACTGCGGGTGCTGCGCCCCACCGCACCCTCGATGGGCATGATGCTCGAGACGACGTCGACGCGGCTGTTCCTCGAGCCCGGCCAAGTGCACTTCGGCTCGCCCGACAAGGACCCCGCGCTCCGTCTCGCGGTGATCGAGAACGCCGGGCGGCTGCGGATCCCGTTCACCACCGGCATCCTCGTCGGCATCGGGGAGACGCTGCGCGACCGTGCCGAGTCGCTCATCGCCCTCCGAGACCTCCACGAGCGGTACGGCCACGTGCAGGAGGTGATCGTCCAGAACTTCCGGGCGAAGCCGCACACCGCGATGCAGGGGGTGGCCGACGCCGACCTGCGCGAATACGTCGCCGCCGTGGCCGCGGCCCGGCTCGTGTTCGGGCCGCGCATGCGCATCCAGGTTCCGCCGAACCTCTCCGATCCGGCGGAGTTCGATCTCCTCATCCGCGCCGGCGCCGACGACTGGGGCGGGGTGTCGCCGCTGACCGCCGATCACGTGAACCCCGAGCGCCCGTGGCCGCAGATCGACGAGCTCGCCCGGCTCACCGCCCACGCCGGCTACGCGCTGCGCGAGCGGCTGACGGCGCATCCGGAGTTCGTGCGAGACGCCGCGGAGTGGATCGACCCTGCGCTGCACCCGGCCGTGTCGGCCCTGGCCGACGCCGACGGTCTTGCGGTCGATGTGCGCCCGTCGCCGCTTCCCCCCGTTCAAAACTCAGGAGACACGCCGAGCGGAGGCGCCGCAACGGCCCCGGATGCCCCGGATCTCCTGAATTCTGCGCAGCTGAGCGAAGTGCGGCGGCTGGTCGAGCGCGCGGCCGGCGACCCGCTCGCCCTCGACGACGCCGAGTGGGAGACGCTGCTGCGCGCCACCGGCTCCGACCTCGGCGCCCTCACCGCCACCGCCGACGACGTACGCCGGTACACCGTCGGGGAGACCGTGAGCCTCGTCATCAACCGCAACCTCACCTCCACGGGCTACCGCGCGGCGGGGCGGGACGGGGCGGGCACCTTCGGGCTCGCCGATGCCGCGGCCATCGCCGCCGACGCCGCGAGCCTCGGCGCGACCGAACTGTGCATCCAGGGCCGGTTGCCCGACGAGGAAGATCCGCAGGCCTACCTGGAGATCGTGCGTGCCGCCAAGGGCGCCGCCGGCGACCTGCACGTGCACGCCTACCGTCCGCAGGACGTGTGGGACCTCGCCGAGCGCGCGGGTCTGGGGCTCGAAGGCGCGCTCGGCGCCCTGCGAGCCGCCGGCGTCGACACCGTGCCGGGCACCGGCGTGAAGGTGCTCAGCGAACGCGTGCGCGCCCTCGTCGCGCCGGGCGACCTCGAGATCGATCGCTGGACCGAGGGCATCACCGCGGCCCATCGCGCCGGTTTCCGCTCGACGTCGGTGCTGTTCTACGGGCACGTCGAGACGGCGCGCGAGCGCATCGCGCACCTCCGCGCCCTCCGCGGCATCCAGGACTCCACGGGCGGCTTCACCGAGTTCGTCCCCATCCCGCTGCCGGGATACGGCACGCCCCTGGTTCCCGGTCGCCCTCGCTCCGACGAGCACCGGGCGATGGTCGCGGTGTCACGGCTTCTGCTCTCCGGCAGCATCCCGCACATCCAGATCCCCTGGACGCGCGTCGGCCGCGGCGTCGCGTCCGAGCTGCTGCGCGCCGGCGGCGACGACCTCGGCGGCACGCTCCTGGACGGCCGCGTCCTGCCCGACACGGGCATCGAGCAGGGGCTCGAGTTGCCGGTCGCGGATGCGGAGCGCATCGCCGCGCGCCTCTTCCGCCCGTTCCGCCAGCGCACCACCGACTACCGCACGCTCCGGCAGGCTCCGCGATGACCCGCACATCGGTGGCGATCATCGGCGCGGGATTCGCCGGGCTCGGGATGGCGATGGCGCTGCGCCGCGCAGGGCGGGACGACTTCGTCGTGCTCGAGCGCGGAGCATCCGTCGGCGGCACGTGGCGCGACAACACCTACCCCGGCGTCGCGTGCGACGTGCCCTCGCACCTGTACGGCTTCGCCGCCCACCCCAACCCGCACTGGTCGGCGACATTCGCGCCGGGCGCGGAGATCCACCGCTACCTCTCCCGCGTCGCCGAGACCGAGGGGCTCGGCGACCGCGTGCGGCTGCGCACCCCGATGCTCGGCGCCGAGTGGGACGCCGATGCGGCGGTGTGGCGCATCCGCACGGGCGGCGAGCCGGTCGTCGCCGACACCCTCGTACTCGCGTGCGGACGCCTCACCGAACCCGACGTCCCCGCGATCGCGGGGCTGGAGACCTTCCCTGGCCCGATCTTCCACTCCGCACGATGGGACCACGACGTGCAGGTCGCCGGCCGCAGGGTCGCGGTGGTGGGCACCGGCGCCAGCGCCGTGCAGCTCGTTCCCCAGCTGGCGCGGGTCGCCGGTCCGGTGACGCTGTTCCAGCGGACCCCGGCGTGGATCGTCCCGCGCGGCGAATCCACGTACACGGCGGACGAGCAGCGCCGCTTCGCCGAGCACCCCGGCGAGCTGGCCCGCCTCCGCGCCGAGCTGTACGCAGAGGGCGAGGCGCGCTTCGCCTCGCGCTCGGGCGACGCCGGTGCCGCCGCCGCGGCGCGGGAGATCGCGCTGGCGCACCTCGAGTCCCAGGTCGCCGACCCGGCGCTGCGGGCAGCGCTCACGCCCGACTACGCGTTCGGGTGCAAGCGCGTGCTGCTCTCGGACGACTTCTACCCCGCCGTTGCCTCGGATGCGGTCACCCTGGAGCCGTCCGCGCTGGCGGCGGTGGAGGGTTCGACGCTCGTCTCCACGAACGGGACGCGCGTGGAGGCGGACGTGCTGATCCTCGCCACCGGATTCGCCGCGTCGCAGCAGCCGTACGCCGATCTCGTCCGCGGGGAAGGCGACCGGACGCTCGCCGAGCACTGGTCGAGCGGTATGACGTCGTTCGCCTCGACGGTGGTGTCGGGGTTCCCGAACATGTTCGTGCTGAACGGCCCCAACGCGAGCCTCGGCCACAACTCCTCGGTGCTCATGGTCGAGGAGCAGGCGGCGTACGCCGTGCGCGCCCTCGCCCTGCGCGATCGCCGCCCCGGCTCCGTCCTCCGCACCCGGCGCGAGGCCGAGGAGGCCTACACCCGCGAGATCGTCGAGGCCGCCGCATCCACGCCGTGGGTCACCGGCGGATGCCGCAACTGGTACGTCGACGCCCGCTCGGGGCGTCTCACCCTGCTGTGGCCGGGAACCGTGCAGGCCTTCCGCGAGCGCCTCGCCGCCGCAGACGGGTCGGAGTTCCAGATGGAGCACGCCCCCGTCCGCGGGGCGAGGGGAGAGGAATCATGACGGTACCGCTGCGATTCGGCTACAAGGCCTCGAGCGAGCAGTTCGGCCCGACCGAACTGCTGGAGTTCGGGGTGCTGGCGGAGGAGATGGGGTTCGACTCGGTCTTCCTCTCCGACCACTTCCAGCCGTGGATGCACGACGGCGGGCACGCTCCGGCGGCGCTGCCGTGGCTCGGGGCGCTCGGTTCCCGCACGTCGCGGATCGTCATGGGCACCTCGGTGCTCACGCCGACCTTCCGCTACCACCCCGGCGTCATCGCGCAGGCGTTCGCGACGCTCGGCGTCATGTACCCCGGCCGCGTCATCCTGGGCGTGGGGACCGGTGAAGCGCTCAACGAGGTGACCCTGGGCCTCGACTGGCCGGAGCCGCCGGAGCGGTTCCAGCGCCTGAAGGAGGCGATCACGCTCATCGAGAAGCTGTGGGACGGCGAACGCGTCACCTTCGAGGGCACCTACTACTCGGTGAAGGATGCCACGATCTACGACCGTCCCGCCGCCGACGAGAAGGTGCCGATCTACATCGGTGCGTCCGGACCCGCCGCCACGAGGCTGGCCGGCCGCATCGCCGACGGGTACATCACCACGAGCGGCAAGGCGCCCGAGCTGTACACCGACACACTGCTGCCGGCCCTGCACGAGGGCTTGCGCAAGGCCGGCCGCGCCGAGAACGCGATCGACACGATGATCGAGGTGAAGGTCTCGTACCACCCCGACGCCGACACGGCGCTGAACAAGTGCCGCTTCTGGGCGCCGCTCGCGCTCTCGTCCGAGGAGAAGATGGGCGTGCACGACCCCATCGAGATGCAGCGCCTGGCCGACGCGCTGCCCATCGAGCGCGCCGCATCCCGCTTCATCGTCTCCACCGACCCCGAGGAGCACGTCGACCGGATCGCCCGGTACATCGACCTCGGCTTCCGTCACCTCGTCTTCCACGACCCGGGTGAGGACCAGGCGGAGTTCCTCCGCATGTACGGGTCGGAGATCCTCCCGCGCCTGCGCGCGCGCTACAGCTGACCCCCTTTCCCCCTTCGGCGCCCGCGCGGCGCAGACTCGACACACGCAGGACGGACGACCGCATGACCCCGAAATCGCCCCTGGACCCGCTGGCGAACGAGCCGGAGCACGGCTCGGAGGGATGGGTGGTGATCGTGCCGGTGAAGCCGGCGACGGTCGGGAAGTCGCGCCTCGCCGAGGCCGCCGTCGACCGCGCGGCACTGGCCCGGGCGATCGCCCTGGACACCATCGCCGCCGCCGCCGGCGCGACCCGCGTCGCGCGCGTGGTCGTGGTCACCGACGATCAGGAGCTGATCCGGGCCGCGTCCGGCCTGCCGCGGATCACGACCGTGCCGGAGACCGAGGCGGCGGGCCTGGATGCGGCGATCGCCCTGGGTGCTGCGGCCGCCGGTCAGGGCGCACCCCGGGCCGCACTCCTGGGCGACCTCCCCGCACTGCGTCCCGCCGACCTCGATGCGGCGCTGGCGGCGGCCGGGTCGGTGGAGCGCGGGCTCGTGCCCGACGCGGAAGGCACGGGCTCCACGCTCGTGACCGCGCGCCCCGGCGCGGTGTGGACCTCGGCGTTCGGGGAAGACTCCGCCGCGCGGCACCGTCTGCTCGGGTGCACCGACCTCGACGTCCCGGAGGACTCGACGCTGCGCCGCGACGTGGACACGCCCGCACAGCTGGCGGAGGCGGAGTCCCTGGGCCTCGGGCCCCGCACCGCCGCGCTGCTGAGCACCGCACCCGTCGCATAGGCGGCGCGCGGACGCCAGAACGAGGGGCGTCAGGACGCGGCGGCGAGTGCGGTGTCGACGATCGCGGCCGAGGCGGCCACGTCGGTCATCCACAGCGGCGTCACCACCGGACGGATGCCCGCGGCATCCACCGCCGGCGCCGTGGCGGCGTCCTCCTCGGCGATCAGCCACGCGTCGAGCAGGCCGCCCGCGCGTCGCGCAGCGTAGTGCGCGGCGACGGCCGCCGCGGAGGTCTCCACGCCGATCGCGGTCAGGCACACGTCGGCCATGCCGCGCACGACCCGGCCGCCGATGATGGGCGAGACGCCGACGACGGCGGATGCGGCGGCCAGAGCCTCCCGCATCCCCGGCACCGCGAGGATCGGCCCGATCGAGACGACCGGGTTCGACGGCGCCACGAGCACGACGTCGGCCGCGGCGATGGCCTCGACCACGCCGGGCGCCGGAGAGGCGGCGGCGATACCGGGGTTGCCGAAGCGCACCGGCGTGAGCGCGGCGCGATGACGCGTCCACCACTCCTGGAAGTGCAGGTCGCGCTCGGCGCCGTCGGCGTCGCGCACCGTGACGATCGTGTCGGCCTCGGCATCGGTCATGGGCAGCAGTCGCGCGCCCAGATCCCAGCGGCGCGCCATCCGCTCGAGCACCTGCGTCGGGGTGAGGCCCTCGCGCAGCCATCCGGTGCGGGCCAGGTGCGTGCCGAGGTCGAGGTCGCCGAGCGTGAACCACGGCCAGCCCGCCCCCCACTCCTGGAGTTCGGCGTGAACGCGTTCGGTGTCGCCGGCCCGACCCCAGCCGCGGGAGGTGTCGTTGACACCCGCGAGGGCGTAGGTGATCGAGTCGACGTCGGGCTGCAGCCGGACGCCCGAGAGCCACACGTCGTCTCCCGTGTTGACCACGACGGTCGCCTCCGGCGCCCCGCGGCGGGCGAGGGCCGCGCGCACGCCGAGCGTGAACTTCGCGCCGCCGACCCCGCCGGCCAGCACGACGACGCGCGGGCCGCCCTCCCCCGCCGAAAGTGCATCATCCTGGCGAGAGTGCACAGGATCCGGTGCACTTTCGCCGGGATGGTGCACGCTCGCGGCGGCGGGCCCGGGATCGGTCACGGTGCGACGGCGGATGCGGCGGCCCGCGCGGCGGCGGGGAGGGCCTCGATCACCCGTCCCACGGCGTCGTCGTCGTGCGCGGCGGTGAGGAACCACGCCTCGTAGACGCTCGGCGG
Coding sequences within:
- a CDS encoding SLC13 family permease; amino-acid sequence: MDPLLATLLILAAAILAFLSGRIPLEVIAIGVALALWATGVLTLPEVLAGFGDPTVLFIASLFVVAGALDATGVTRWAGGFIVARAGSRRGPVTIWIIGVAALLTSLISINGAVAALVPVAAVVARRSGIPVSQLMIPLAFAGSAGSLLTLTGTPVNVVASELAEEAVGRPIGFVEFALVGGPLLIVSALVMLVWAPRALPAHGPGPHVPLTEREEENLALVPETVRTGATRVPRAAGGLGRGARRTLIIAGVMVVLLATGLVPPAVAGLLAAAAILLTRVLPADEAYHSISWTTIILIAGMIPLSNAVLDSGAADALADLVLGLVGTASPHLALLVVCLVTVVLGQFISNVATVLVVAPVAVSIAATLEVSALPFIVGLAVAGAAAFLTPVATPANLMVLEPGGYRFGDYWRLGLPLAVVFVAFAVLYVPLIWPF
- a CDS encoding J domain-containing protein, whose product is MFDSPVSASAYEVLGVGAEADDEALRRAYRLRLRQSHPDAGGDAAVFIQVQRAWELIGTPEARAAYDRGRGSSSAEWAGPQAPASPRPDTRPRARSYGQPGGWRRERYLTLIREWVGRGVDLADPYDPQLVRSAPHDLRRLLADALAEEATARVVADLGMGYTVWHDVAASRDGVPDDKIDHVVLGPSGLYAVLSEDFGGPVGFRRGEIVGPHVVGAPVTDLVSRLRVIARSAGVRFSGAIVVLPDGDTLDAITQLGKVRGTPVAVAARSALSTVLRQGVAGAREIGGTELFDIRTRLQQRVRHV
- a CDS encoding enoyl-CoA hydratase/isomerase family protein, whose amino-acid sequence is MTDEGDADVLVRVGGRLGRLTLNRPKALNALSHAMIQHLATALAGWQDTPDVDAVLLDGAGDRGFCAGGDIRQLYEQIVAGNTADTSRFFRDEYRLNSAIATSVVPVVSIADGITMGGGIGLTGHAALRVVTERSRLAMPETRIGFTPDVGGSWLLARAPGRLGEYLALTGASMDAADAIYAGFADHLVPTTRLGALRDALGADADGTDPAELVLLFDDTPRPSGLAQAREWIDDAFAGSTVAEIVGRLRARSEPEAAAAADTLAALSPTSLAVTLQAVRRARELPDLRAALAQEYALVMWFVTTQPDLVEGIRAQVVDKDRSPRWQSEASPDSVAEAFAHAPALPLWES
- a CDS encoding ABC transporter ATP-binding protein, which gives rise to MPEGQVLEFSGVTKRFGPVTAVTDLSARVEPGLVTGFLGPNGAGKTTTLRILLGLVRASEGTATIGGVPYAKLATPLQSVGAVLEASSFHPGRTAANHLLVYARAAGIPRARVDEVLGLVGLSDAAGRKVGGFSLGMRQRLGLAYALLGDPGVLVLDEPSNGLDPEGIRWMRGLLRALAAEGRTVLVSSHMLGEVQQTVDALLIIAKGRLVFQGGIEDLAEASDQATVVDAADRAALEAALTAAGHSFEVLRNGLTVRTAEPVEVGAVAQAAGIALSSLQRRGATLEDVFLELVSGERVHVSAGGAVPPPVAAEAAELRPEAQAEIEPEPQPEAEPAPEAEPDAEPPHGGGDEPPAAAASFAVAATGVIDIVLPARDDDHVADRERYHSEGGQR
- a CDS encoding ABC transporter permease; protein product: MSLVTASRSELTKQFTTAIWWILGLVLVIYVGLTAAGFALLLTSLATGALGGTETPLVPSDSLPSVIYSTATSFGYVFPLLVGTLMVTTEFRHKTLTPTFLAVPRRGVALAAKVVIGVVMGLVFGVLGLVATVGPGAVILAASGLETGLASSDTWALAGRMLLAFVLWTLVGIGVGSVVRNQVVAIVIVLAFTQFIEPLVRLAGGFVEGLQPVINALPGAAGDALVGASAFSLGMPTATDPLSWWGGGLVLLAYALVFVVLGQFTSWRRDVN